In Limibacter armeniacum, a single window of DNA contains:
- a CDS encoding TatD family hydrolase has product MDKKLKLIDPHIHMTSRTTDDYERMAKAGIVAIIEPSFWMGQPRTEVGSFKDYYNHLIGWERFRASQFGIKHYCTIGLNSKEANNEPLAEAVMELLPKYVCKEGVVGIGEIGYDDQTAAEDKYFRMQLELSKLVTLPVQVHTPHRDKKAGTIRSMDVCEEHGLEPSMVIIDHNNEETVESVLDRGYWAAFTIYPRTKMGNERMAAVVKKYGPERIIVDSSADWGVSDPLAVPKTARLMLDMGIPEEHVHMVCYQNALAAYSQSGQMKESDWEDRIPIDQRRQFNENSVLRGQDPLVESDNIIS; this is encoded by the coding sequence ATGGATAAAAAACTCAAACTAATAGATCCACATATCCACATGACCTCCCGAACAACCGATGATTATGAGAGAATGGCGAAGGCAGGAATTGTGGCAATCATTGAGCCATCTTTCTGGATGGGACAACCTAGGACAGAAGTAGGTTCATTTAAGGATTATTACAATCACTTAATTGGTTGGGAAAGGTTTCGGGCAAGTCAGTTCGGTATTAAGCACTACTGTACCATTGGATTGAACTCAAAGGAAGCCAACAATGAGCCACTTGCAGAAGCTGTAATGGAGTTGCTGCCAAAGTATGTTTGCAAGGAAGGTGTAGTAGGAATTGGTGAAATCGGATATGATGACCAAACAGCAGCTGAAGACAAGTACTTCAGAATGCAATTAGAGTTATCGAAACTAGTTACCCTGCCTGTTCAGGTTCACACACCTCACCGCGATAAGAAAGCTGGTACGATCAGAAGCATGGATGTTTGTGAAGAACATGGACTTGAACCGTCAATGGTAATCATAGACCATAACAACGAAGAGACGGTTGAATCTGTGTTGGATAGAGGGTATTGGGCAGCTTTTACCATTTATCCAAGAACCAAAATGGGAAATGAAAGAATGGCAGCTGTTGTAAAAAAATATGGTCCTGAAAGAATCATTGTTGACAGCTCTGCTGATTGGGGAGTGAGTGACCCATTGGCTGTACCAAAGACAGCTAGACTGATGCTGGATATGGGTATTCCTGAAGAACATGTACACATGGTTTGCTATCAGAATGCATTAGCTGCTTACAGCCAAAGCGGTCAGATGAAGGAAAGTGATTGGGAAGACCGTATACCTATAGATCAGCGCAGACAGTTCAATGAAAACAGTGTCCTGAGAGGGCAAGACCCTCTAGTTGAATCAGATAATATCATAAGCTAA
- the eboE gene encoding metabolite traffic protein EboE, protein MDLQEPLIFLKMIITDKYHLSYCTNNISGENWSEIKAKLQSVLPQVKKEVCPNEWMGTGLRIGYQAACDLNIEELSKFKEWLDENKLYVHTLNGFPFGTFHQERVKDNVHRPDWMTDQRYDYTLKLSKILAKLLPHFEEDGSISTSPLSYAPWHGSNTAAINQVYKVCANRLSRLVGELYDLKIETAKNIHIDIEPEPDGMLESTEDVISFFNTWLLPIGIRYLIQHKGISVKEAENAIRTHIQVCFDVCHLALVYEDPVSSFKSYAENQIGIGKIQISSAVEANFTGQKERDQKLLSSLSALKDYVYLHQVANQLSDGTILRYKDLCDAFVAQVNEYPQKWRVHYHIPVFLDALESLSSTQHAVISTLEHFFRYTTCKHLEVETYTWEVMPKNLRPSTLEECVTKEISWVKDQLERVFLLKTDK, encoded by the coding sequence ATGGATTTACAAGAACCTCTAATTTTCCTGAAGATGATCATCACGGATAAATATCATTTAAGCTACTGTACCAATAACATATCAGGTGAAAACTGGAGTGAAATAAAAGCAAAGCTCCAAAGTGTTTTACCTCAGGTGAAAAAGGAAGTTTGTCCTAATGAGTGGATGGGTACAGGCTTGAGAATCGGTTACCAGGCTGCTTGTGACCTAAATATTGAAGAGCTTTCTAAATTCAAGGAATGGCTTGATGAAAATAAGTTGTATGTACATACACTCAATGGTTTTCCGTTTGGAACATTTCATCAGGAAAGGGTGAAAGATAATGTACATAGGCCCGATTGGATGACAGACCAGCGGTACGATTATACACTGAAGCTTTCTAAGATATTGGCGAAGCTTTTACCTCACTTTGAGGAAGATGGAAGTATTTCTACTTCTCCATTGTCATATGCACCTTGGCATGGTAGTAATACAGCTGCAATCAATCAGGTGTATAAGGTATGTGCCAATAGATTGAGCAGGTTAGTGGGAGAATTATATGACCTGAAAATAGAGACTGCTAAAAACATACATATAGATATTGAGCCTGAACCTGATGGAATGCTGGAGTCTACTGAAGATGTGATTTCCTTTTTCAATACTTGGTTACTTCCAATAGGAATTAGGTATCTAATTCAGCATAAAGGGATTTCTGTAAAGGAGGCCGAAAATGCAATAAGAACACATATTCAAGTTTGTTTTGATGTTTGTCATCTAGCATTGGTTTATGAAGATCCTGTATCCTCTTTCAAGTCATATGCAGAGAATCAGATTGGAATAGGAAAGATTCAAATCAGTTCGGCAGTTGAAGCAAACTTTACAGGTCAGAAAGAAAGAGATCAGAAGTTGTTATCTTCACTTTCAGCATTGAAAGACTATGTATACCTTCATCAAGTAGCTAATCAATTGTCAGACGGCACAATCTTAAGATATAAGGACTTGTGTGATGCTTTTGTTGCGCAAGTGAATGAGTATCCCCAAAAATGGAGAGTCCATTACCATATTCCTGTCTTTTTGGATGCCCTAGAAAGTCTCTCTTCAACTCAGCATGCAGTAATTAGTACATTGGAGCACTTCTTTCGATATACCACATGTAAACACTTGGAAGTGGAAACATATACATGGGAAGTAATGCCTAAGAATCTTCGTCCTTCTACTTTAGAAGAATGTGTGACGAAAGAAATTTCTTGGGTCAAAGACCAATTAGAAAGAGTGTTTCTACTTAAAACTGACAAGTAA
- a CDS encoding 3-dehydroquinate synthase, which yields MEKTLTQSFQVTYEYPVIFTEGIFESENNLLASLIHPVKEHIPPKVIFIIDSGVHQEHPELISKIECYSVYHTSRINMPINPIVIQGGEAIKNDIKYLMSILELIDEQRIDRHAYLIAIGGGALLDAVGFAATIAHRGIKHIRIPTTVLSQNDSGVGVKNSFNAFNKKNFIGTFSPPEAVINDTTFLRTLTDRDWLAGVSEAIKVALIKDANFFDFIEMHIKDIQFRNEEAMGKLIFRCAELHVNHIGNSGDPFERGSSRPLDFGHWAAHKLEQLTNYSLLHGEAVAVGIALDVTYAYLSGMLPVKSWHRVLNLIHSSGLKLYHPAMRHAINGRFEVLDGLEEFREHLGGVLTVMMLKDIGEGVEVHHIKESLMKKAIDLLASLSPADNRTSLARTTVGIEHGFTRTSNFPEDDHHG from the coding sequence ATGGAAAAAACACTAACTCAGTCATTTCAGGTGACTTATGAATACCCAGTTATCTTTACTGAGGGGATTTTCGAGTCAGAAAATAATTTATTAGCCTCACTTATCCATCCTGTTAAAGAGCATATTCCTCCTAAAGTAATATTCATAATTGATAGCGGTGTACACCAAGAACACCCAGAATTGATTTCGAAGATCGAATGCTATTCTGTTTATCATACCAGTAGGATTAATATGCCTATCAACCCAATTGTGATTCAGGGAGGAGAAGCCATCAAGAATGATATCAAATACTTGATGAGTATTCTTGAGTTGATAGATGAGCAAAGAATAGATCGTCATGCTTACCTAATTGCCATTGGAGGTGGAGCATTGCTGGATGCTGTTGGCTTTGCGGCAACCATTGCCCACCGAGGGATCAAGCATATCCGGATTCCGACTACTGTACTATCTCAAAACGATTCAGGTGTAGGGGTGAAAAACAGTTTCAATGCTTTCAATAAAAAGAATTTCATAGGAACGTTCTCACCTCCCGAAGCTGTGATTAATGATACAACCTTTTTGAGGACATTGACAGATCGGGATTGGTTAGCAGGAGTATCGGAAGCCATAAAAGTGGCTTTGATTAAGGATGCTAACTTTTTTGATTTTATAGAAATGCATATCAAGGATATTCAGTTCAGGAACGAGGAAGCAATGGGGAAACTGATATTCAGGTGCGCAGAACTTCATGTAAACCATATAGGTAATAGTGGAGATCCATTTGAAAGAGGGTCTTCTCGACCACTAGATTTTGGACATTGGGCTGCACATAAGTTAGAACAACTTACCAATTATAGCTTGCTCCATGGTGAAGCTGTAGCCGTTGGAATAGCCTTGGACGTTACCTATGCTTATTTATCTGGAATGTTACCCGTGAAAAGTTGGCACCGTGTGCTGAACCTGATTCATTCCTCAGGCTTAAAACTGTATCACCCAGCTATGAGACATGCCATAAATGGTAGGTTCGAAGTGCTGGATGGATTAGAGGAATTTAGGGAGCATCTGGGAGGTGTCCTGACAGTCATGATGCTAAAGGATATTGGGGAAGGAGTGGAAGTGCACCATATTAAAGAAAGCCTAATGAAAAAGGCTATTGATCTATTGGCAAGTCTTTCACCGGCTGATAACAGAACCAGTCTTGCACGTACTACCGTGGGGATTGAACATGGATTTACAAGAACCTCTAATTTTCCTGAAGATGATCATCACGGATAA
- the eboC gene encoding UbiA-like protein EboC (EboC, a homolog the polyprenyltransferase UbiA, belongs to system of proteins involved in the trafficking of precursor metabolites to an extracytoplasmic compartment so that the biosynthesis of certain natural products, such as scytonemin, can be completed.), translated as MKGVNTMAYLTLMRPANVVTSVADILAGYLVALATMSAILSWQDMLWLCLATAGLYGGGVALNDALDAGLDRIERPERPIPSGKISQANATWFALSLMGGGVFAASMVSGLSLIIAIGIAVMAILYNAWAKHLKVAGPLFMGGCRGANLLLGISGVEGATGSVGWVAVFSLLYIFAVTLISQGEVHGKNRSSLKIAATIYGFVILSVCLMSSFTAFSLYTAAPWLLLLSVMIFSPLFDALKKQQPLLIKHAVKVGVLSLIIFDAALVAGFSSLLLSLLIFLLLPISFVISRLFAVT; from the coding sequence ATGAAAGGAGTAAACACGATGGCATACCTGACATTGATGCGCCCAGCCAATGTGGTTACATCCGTTGCTGATATATTGGCAGGGTATCTTGTTGCATTAGCTACAATGTCCGCAATACTGTCATGGCAAGATATGCTTTGGCTATGTTTGGCAACAGCAGGTCTGTATGGTGGCGGTGTTGCACTGAATGATGCACTGGATGCTGGTCTGGATAGGATTGAAAGACCAGAAAGACCTATTCCAAGTGGAAAAATATCCCAAGCCAATGCTACATGGTTTGCACTTTCATTGATGGGCGGAGGAGTGTTCGCCGCTAGTATGGTTTCAGGATTATCATTAATAATAGCAATTGGAATTGCAGTCATGGCTATCCTTTATAATGCATGGGCAAAGCATCTGAAGGTGGCAGGTCCATTGTTTATGGGGGGCTGTAGAGGCGCCAATTTATTATTAGGAATCAGTGGTGTAGAAGGTGCTACTGGTTCAGTAGGTTGGGTAGCTGTTTTCTCATTGCTATACATATTTGCAGTAACACTAATCAGTCAAGGAGAAGTCCATGGAAAGAATAGATCCTCATTAAAAATTGCGGCAACAATCTATGGATTTGTCATCCTCTCAGTCTGTCTAATGTCAAGCTTCACAGCATTCAGCTTATACACAGCAGCACCTTGGCTATTGCTATTATCAGTAATGATTTTCTCACCACTATTTGATGCCCTTAAAAAGCAACAACCTTTACTTATCAAGCATGCAGTGAAGGTAGGAGTACTTTCGCTAATCATTTTTGATGCTGCATTGGTAGCAGGCTTTTCATCACTACTGTTATCATTACTGATATTCTTACTGCTGCCCATCTCATTTGTGATTTCAAGGCTATTTGCAGTCACTTAA